From one Enterobacter kobei genomic stretch:
- a CDS encoding lysine decarboxylase LdcC, with translation MNIIAIMGTHGVFYKDEPVNELVIALEKQGFKIIFPQSSADLLKFIEHNPRICGVIFDWDEYGIELCSDINQLNEYLPLYAFINTHSTLDVSAHDMRMALWFFEYALDVAEDIATRIEQYTREYLENITPPFTRALYTYVKEGKYTFCTPGHMAGTAYQKSPVGCLFYDFFGGNTLKADVSISVTELGSLLDHTGPHLEAEEYIARTFGAEQSYMVTNGTSTSNKIVGMYAAPTGSTLLIDRNCHKSLAHLLMMSDVVPLWLKPGRNALGILGGIPRREFSHESIATKVATTTGAAWPVHAVITNSTYDGLLYNTDWIKKTLDVPSIHFDSAWVPYTNFHPIYAGKSGMSGERVPGKVFFETQSTHKMLAAFSQASLIHIKGEYDEETFNEAYMMHTTTSPSYPLVASIETAAAMLRGNPGKRLINRSVERALHFRKEVQRLKDEADGWFFDIWQPEEIDEADCWPVAPGESWHGFRDADADHMFLDPVKVTILTPGMDEQGNMSGEGIPAALVAKFLDERGVVVEKTGPYNLLFLFSIGIDKTRAMGLLRGLMEFKRAYDLNLRVKNMLPDLYAEDPDFYRNMRIQDLAKGIHQLIRQHDLPRLMLQAFDVLPTMRMTPHQAWQQQVKGEVETVALEEIVDRVSANMILPYPPGVPLLMPGEMITRESRAVLDFLLMLCAIGRHYPGFETDIHGAKRDEEGIYRVRVLKQG, from the coding sequence GTGAATATTATTGCCATTATGGGAACGCATGGCGTTTTTTATAAAGATGAGCCGGTCAACGAACTGGTCATTGCACTGGAAAAACAAGGTTTTAAGATCATCTTTCCGCAGAGCAGTGCCGATCTGCTGAAGTTTATTGAGCATAACCCGCGTATCTGCGGCGTCATTTTTGACTGGGACGAGTACGGTATCGAGCTGTGCAGCGACATCAACCAGCTCAATGAATATCTGCCGCTGTATGCTTTTATCAATACCCACTCAACGCTGGACGTTAGCGCCCACGATATGCGTATGGCGCTGTGGTTCTTCGAATACGCGCTGGATGTCGCTGAAGACATCGCCACCCGCATTGAGCAGTACACCAGAGAATATCTCGAAAACATTACGCCACCCTTTACCCGCGCGCTCTACACCTATGTGAAAGAGGGGAAATACACCTTTTGCACGCCAGGCCATATGGCGGGAACGGCCTATCAAAAAAGTCCGGTGGGCTGCCTGTTTTACGACTTCTTTGGCGGTAATACGCTGAAAGCGGATGTGTCGATTTCTGTCACCGAGCTGGGCTCGCTGCTCGATCACACCGGCCCGCATCTGGAGGCGGAAGAGTACATCGCCCGCACCTTTGGCGCTGAGCAGAGCTATATGGTGACGAATGGCACCTCGACGTCGAACAAAATCGTCGGCATGTATGCTGCCCCCACCGGCAGCACGTTGCTGATTGACCGTAACTGCCATAAATCCCTCGCCCATCTGTTAATGATGAGCGATGTTGTGCCGCTGTGGCTGAAGCCCGGACGTAACGCGCTGGGTATTCTGGGTGGCATTCCACGCCGTGAATTCAGCCATGAAAGTATCGCGACAAAGGTGGCGACGACTACCGGCGCGGCCTGGCCGGTGCATGCGGTGATCACCAACTCCACCTATGACGGGCTGCTGTATAACACCGACTGGATCAAGAAAACCCTCGATGTACCTTCGATTCATTTTGATTCCGCCTGGGTGCCGTACACCAATTTCCATCCCATCTATGCCGGTAAAAGCGGCATGAGTGGCGAACGCGTGCCGGGCAAAGTTTTCTTCGAAACTCAGTCGACGCACAAAATGCTGGCGGCGTTTTCTCAGGCTTCACTGATCCACATTAAAGGCGAGTACGACGAAGAGACCTTTAACGAAGCCTATATGATGCACACCACGACTTCACCGAGCTATCCACTGGTGGCATCTATTGAAACGGCGGCGGCAATGCTGCGCGGCAATCCCGGCAAGCGGCTGATTAACCGTTCCGTTGAACGGGCCCTGCATTTCCGTAAAGAAGTGCAGCGGCTGAAAGATGAAGCCGACGGCTGGTTCTTTGACATCTGGCAGCCAGAGGAGATTGATGAAGCCGATTGCTGGCCGGTCGCGCCGGGGGAAAGCTGGCATGGATTCCGTGACGCGGACGCCGATCATATGTTTCTCGATCCGGTCAAGGTGACTATTCTCACCCCTGGCATGGATGAGCAGGGCAACATGAGCGGAGAGGGGATCCCGGCGGCGCTGGTGGCGAAATTCCTTGATGAGCGTGGCGTGGTGGTGGAAAAAACCGGGCCTTACAATCTGCTGTTCCTGTTCAGTATCGGTATCGACAAAACGCGAGCGATGGGGCTGTTGCGCGGGCTGATGGAGTTCAAGCGCGCCTACGATCTCAATCTGCGGGTGAAAAACATGCTGCCGGATCTCTATGCGGAAGATCCCGATTTTTACCGCAACATGCGCATTCAGGATCTGGCGAAGGGCATTCATCAGCTGATCCGTCAGCACGATCTGCCGCGTCTGATGTTGCAGGCTTTTGACGTGCTGCCCACCATGCGCATGACCCCGCACCAGGCCTGGCAGCAGCAGGTGAAAGGCGAGGTGGAAACCGTGGCGCTGGAGGAGATTGTCGATCGCGTGTCGGCCAATATGATCCTGCCTTACCCGCCGGGCGTGCCGCTGCTGATGCCGGGAGAGATGATCACCCGCGAGAGCCGCGCCGTGCTGGATTTCCTGTTAATGCTCTGTGCCATAGGCCGCCATTATCCCGGTTTTGAAACCGACATTCACGGGGCGAAGCGCGATGAAGAGGGCATCTACCGGGTACGAGTCCTAAAACAGGGCTGA
- a CDS encoding chitinase: MKRQKTILLSAIAAGVLLSLSTGQAALKATTSAPYTIKASDLAKKEQQLTSSPLMQSVKTSIATLDNAEVEKVAPGRAENPPNVKRVESIIRSSDWDYLFPLRAPEYTYSNFLKAISKFPAVCGNYSDGRNADAICRKSLATMFAHFAQETGGHENWRPEAEWRQALVYLREMGWSEGQKGGYNGECNPDVWQGQTWPCGKDKDGDYMSYFGRGAKQLSYNYNYGPFSDAMYGDVKTLLEKPELVADTWLNLASAVFFFVYPQPPKPSMLHVIDGTWKPNERDKANGLVSGFGVSIQIINGGVECGGAAENAQSLNRISYYQEFAKYLKVTVPADEVLGCKNMKQFDEGGAGALPIYWEQDWGWSADTPTGETYACQLVGYQTPFSAFKAGDYGKCVQHFFNVKLVDDGGTVAPEPETPVTPAPAPDNANQAPVAHIAGPVGAVESGSQVSLSGAGSSDANGDALTYSWILQDGQIITGKDKSVLAFTVPATAKDTQYVFSLTVSDGKLTHTATYTLNVKAKAATPADDSGAMTYPAWSGKGNWKSGDIVINNGKLFQCKPFPNGAWCNSSPAYYEPGAGIAWQDAWNAL, from the coding sequence ATGAAACGACAAAAAACCATACTTCTGAGCGCGATAGCTGCCGGCGTGTTGCTGAGCCTGTCAACAGGCCAGGCCGCCCTGAAAGCGACCACCAGTGCGCCTTACACCATCAAGGCCAGCGATCTGGCGAAAAAAGAACAGCAGCTGACCAGTTCGCCGCTAATGCAGTCAGTTAAAACCTCCATTGCCACCCTGGATAATGCGGAAGTGGAAAAGGTGGCACCGGGCCGCGCGGAAAATCCGCCCAATGTGAAGCGTGTCGAAAGCATTATTCGCAGCAGCGACTGGGATTACCTTTTCCCGCTGCGTGCACCTGAGTACACCTACAGCAACTTTCTGAAAGCAATCAGTAAATTTCCGGCTGTATGTGGCAATTACAGCGATGGACGTAATGCTGACGCCATCTGTCGTAAATCGCTGGCGACGATGTTTGCGCATTTTGCGCAGGAGACGGGCGGTCATGAAAACTGGCGTCCGGAAGCGGAATGGCGCCAGGCGCTGGTTTATTTACGGGAAATGGGTTGGAGTGAAGGGCAGAAAGGCGGCTACAACGGCGAATGCAACCCGGATGTCTGGCAAGGACAGACCTGGCCGTGTGGTAAGGATAAAGACGGCGACTACATGAGTTATTTTGGCCGCGGTGCGAAGCAACTGTCTTATAACTACAATTACGGCCCCTTCTCGGACGCCATGTATGGTGACGTAAAAACCCTGCTGGAAAAACCCGAGCTGGTGGCCGATACCTGGTTAAACCTCGCCAGTGCGGTCTTCTTCTTTGTGTATCCGCAGCCGCCGAAACCCAGCATGTTGCACGTTATAGATGGTACCTGGAAACCTAACGAACGTGATAAAGCGAACGGGCTGGTCAGCGGTTTTGGCGTCTCCATCCAGATCATTAATGGCGGCGTGGAATGTGGAGGCGCGGCAGAAAATGCCCAGTCTCTTAATCGTATTAGCTATTATCAGGAGTTTGCAAAATACCTGAAGGTCACCGTGCCTGCCGATGAGGTACTTGGCTGCAAAAATATGAAGCAGTTTGACGAGGGCGGCGCTGGCGCACTACCCATTTACTGGGAACAGGATTGGGGCTGGTCAGCCGATACACCGACAGGGGAGACGTATGCTTGCCAACTGGTGGGATACCAGACGCCGTTCAGCGCCTTCAAAGCTGGGGACTACGGTAAATGTGTACAGCACTTCTTCAATGTTAAGCTGGTGGATGACGGCGGCACAGTAGCACCAGAACCTGAAACGCCGGTTACTCCTGCGCCTGCGCCGGATAACGCAAACCAGGCACCCGTCGCCCATATTGCCGGACCGGTTGGGGCGGTGGAAAGTGGCAGCCAGGTTTCGCTAAGCGGGGCAGGCTCATCGGATGCGAACGGCGATGCACTAACCTACAGTTGGATCCTGCAGGACGGTCAGATCATCACCGGCAAAGACAAGTCGGTGCTCGCCTTCACCGTACCGGCCACCGCGAAAGACACGCAGTATGTCTTTAGCCTGACGGTGAGTGACGGCAAGCTGACGCATACCGCGACCTATACGCTGAATGTCAAAGCGAAAGCCGCGACGCCTGCCGATGACAGCGGCGCGATGACCTATCCGGCATGGAGCGGTAAAGGCAACTGGAAATCGGGTGACATCGTGATCAATAACGGCAAACTCTTCCAGTGCAAGCCCTTCCCGAACGGCGCATGGTGCAACTCTTCCCCGGCGTACTATGAGCCAGGAGCAGGCATTGCCTGGCAGGATGCCTGGAACGCTCTTTAA
- the accA gene encoding acetyl-CoA carboxylase carboxyl transferase subunit alpha, with protein MSLNFLDFEQPIAELEAKIDSLTAVSRQDEKLDINIDEEVHRLREKSVELTRKIFADLGAWQVAQLARHPQRPYTLDYVRLAFDEFDELAGDRAYADDKAIVGGIARLDGRPVMIIGHQKGRETKEKIRRNFGMPAPEGYRKALRLMEMAERFNMPIITFIDTPGAYPGVGAEERGQSEAIARNLREMSRLNVPVICTVIGEGGSGGALAIGVGDKVNMLQYSTYSVISPEGCASILWKSADKAPLAADAMGIIAPRLKELKLIDAVIPEPLGGAHRNPEAMAASLKAQLLADLADLDVLSKEDLRNRRYQRLMSYGYA; from the coding sequence ATGAGTCTGAATTTCCTTGATTTCGAACAGCCGATTGCTGAGCTGGAAGCGAAAATCGATTCCCTGACGGCGGTAAGTCGCCAGGATGAGAAACTGGATATTAACATCGATGAAGAAGTGCATCGTCTGCGTGAAAAAAGCGTAGAACTGACGCGCAAAATCTTTGCCGATCTCGGCGCATGGCAGGTCGCGCAACTGGCGCGTCACCCGCAGCGTCCGTACACCCTGGATTATGTCCGCCTGGCATTTGATGAGTTCGACGAACTGGCAGGTGACCGTGCTTACGCTGACGATAAAGCTATTGTTGGCGGGATCGCGCGTCTGGATGGCCGTCCGGTGATGATCATTGGTCATCAGAAAGGGCGGGAGACCAAAGAGAAAATTCGTCGTAACTTCGGCATGCCCGCTCCGGAAGGCTATCGCAAAGCGCTGCGCCTGATGGAAATGGCAGAACGTTTTAACATGCCGATCATTACCTTTATCGACACCCCGGGTGCATATCCGGGCGTGGGTGCGGAAGAGCGCGGTCAGTCCGAAGCCATCGCCCGCAACCTGCGTGAAATGTCACGTCTGAACGTTCCGGTTATCTGCACCGTAATTGGTGAAGGTGGTTCCGGCGGCGCGCTGGCGATTGGCGTGGGCGATAAAGTTAACATGCTGCAGTACAGCACCTATTCGGTGATCTCACCGGAAGGTTGTGCGTCAATTCTGTGGAAAAGCGCTGACAAAGCGCCGCTGGCCGCCGATGCCATGGGCATCATCGCGCCGCGCCTGAAAGAGCTGAAGCTGATCGACGCCGTGATCCCGGAGCCGCTGGGTGGCGCGCACCGTAACCCGGAAGCCATGGCGGCATCGCTGAAAGCGCAGCTGCTGGCCGATCTGGCCGATCTCGATGTGCTGAGCAAAGAAGATCTGCGTAACCGTCGTTATCAGCGTTTGATGAGCTACGGCTACGCCTGA
- the dnaE gene encoding DNA polymerase III subunit alpha, protein MAEPRFVHLRVHSDYSMIDGLAKTGPLVKKAASLGMPALAITDFTNLCGLVKFYGTGHGAGLKPIVGADFHVQSDIMGDELTQITVLAANNDGYQNLTLLISRAYQRGYGAQGPWIDRDWLAELGDGLILLSGGRMGDVGRSLLRGNSALVDQCVSFYETHFPDRFFLELIRTGRPDEENYLHAAVELAQARGLPVVATNDVRFIDTGDFDAHEIRVAIHDGFTLDDPKRPRNYSPQQYLRTEDEMVELFADLPEALQNSVEIAKRCNVTVRLGEYFLPQFPTGDMSTEDFLVLKSKEGLEERLEFLFPDPAVRAEKRPEYDERLDIELQVINQMGFPGYFLIVMEFIQWSKDNGVPVGPGRGSGAGSLVAYALKITDLDPLEFDLLFERFLNPERVSMPDFDVDFCMEKRDQVIEHVAEMYGRDAVSQIITFGTMAAKAVIRDVGRVLGHPYGFVDRISKLIPPDPGMTLAKAFEAEPQLPEIYEADEEVKALIDMARKLEGVTRNAGKHAGGVVIAPTKITDFAPLYCDESGQHPVTQFDKNDVEYAGLVKFDFLGLRTLTIIDWALKMINPRRAKQGLEPIDIAAIPLDDKKSFDMLQRSETTAVFQLESRGMKDLIKRLQPDCFEDMIALVALFRPGPLQSGMVDNFIDRKHGREEISYPDVQWQHECLKPVLEPTYGIILYQEQVMQIAQELSGYTLGGADMLRRAMGKKKPEEMAKQRSVFEEGARKNGIDGELAIKIFDLVEKFAGYGFNKSHSAAYALVSYQTLWLKAHYPAEFMAAVMTADMDNTEKVVGLVDECWRMGLKILPPDINSGLYHFHVNDDGEIVYGIGAIKGVGEGPIEAILEARNKDGYFRELFDLCARTDTKKLNRRVLEKLIMSGAFDRLGPHRAALMNALGDALKAADQHAKAEAIGQADMFGVLAEEPEQVEQSYASCQPWPEQVVLDGERETLGLYLTGHPITQYLKEIERYVGGNRLKDMHPTERGKVTTAAGLVIAARVMVTKRGNRIGICTLDDRSGRLEVMLFTDALDKYQHLLEKDRILIVSGQVSFDDFSGGLKMTAREVMDIDEAREKYARGLAISLTDRQIDDQLLNRLRQSLEPHRSGTIPVHLYYQRADARARLRFGATWRVSPSDRLLNDLRGLIGSEQVELEFD, encoded by the coding sequence ATGGCTGAACCACGTTTCGTACACCTGCGGGTACACAGCGACTATTCCATGATCGATGGGCTGGCAAAAACCGGGCCGCTGGTGAAAAAGGCGGCCTCACTGGGCATGCCTGCGCTGGCGATCACCGATTTTACCAACCTCTGCGGTCTGGTTAAGTTCTACGGGACGGGCCACGGCGCGGGGCTGAAGCCCATTGTCGGCGCAGATTTCCATGTGCAGAGCGACATTATGGGCGACGAGCTGACGCAAATCACCGTGCTGGCCGCCAATAACGACGGTTACCAGAACCTGACGCTGCTGATCTCCCGTGCCTATCAGCGTGGCTATGGCGCGCAGGGGCCGTGGATCGATCGTGACTGGCTGGCGGAGCTGGGCGACGGCCTGATCCTGCTGTCCGGCGGGCGTATGGGCGACGTTGGCCGCAGCCTGCTGCGCGGCAACAGCGCGCTGGTCGATCAGTGCGTGTCATTCTACGAAACGCATTTCCCGGACCGTTTTTTCCTGGAGCTTATCCGTACGGGGCGTCCGGACGAAGAGAACTATTTACATGCGGCTGTTGAGCTGGCGCAGGCGCGCGGTCTGCCGGTGGTCGCCACTAACGACGTACGTTTTATTGATACCGGTGATTTTGACGCCCACGAAATCCGCGTGGCGATCCACGATGGTTTTACCCTCGACGATCCCAAACGCCCACGTAACTATTCGCCGCAGCAGTATCTGCGTACCGAAGACGAAATGGTGGAGCTGTTCGCCGATCTGCCGGAAGCCCTGCAAAACAGCGTGGAAATCGCCAAACGCTGTAACGTAACGGTACGCCTCGGCGAATACTTCCTGCCGCAGTTCCCCACTGGTGACATGAGCACTGAAGATTTCCTGGTCCTGAAATCGAAAGAGGGGCTGGAAGAGCGTCTGGAATTCCTCTTCCCGGACCCGGCGGTGCGCGCAGAGAAACGCCCTGAATATGATGAGCGTCTGGACATTGAACTCCAGGTGATCAACCAGATGGGGTTCCCAGGCTACTTCCTCATCGTAATGGAATTTATCCAGTGGTCGAAAGATAACGGTGTACCGGTAGGGCCTGGTCGAGGCTCAGGTGCGGGCTCGCTGGTAGCCTATGCGCTGAAAATCACCGACCTCGACCCGCTGGAATTTGACCTGCTGTTCGAACGCTTCCTTAACCCGGAGCGTGTGTCGATGCCTGACTTCGACGTTGACTTCTGTATGGAGAAACGCGACCAGGTCATTGAGCACGTAGCCGAGATGTATGGTCGCGACGCGGTATCACAGATTATTACCTTCGGTACGATGGCAGCGAAAGCGGTGATCCGCGACGTGGGCCGCGTACTGGGGCATCCTTACGGTTTTGTCGATCGTATCTCGAAACTCATCCCGCCCGATCCGGGGATGACGCTGGCGAAGGCCTTTGAAGCCGAGCCGCAGCTGCCGGAGATCTACGAGGCCGACGAAGAAGTTAAAGCGCTGATCGACATGGCGCGCAAGCTGGAAGGCGTAACGCGTAACGCCGGTAAACATGCGGGCGGCGTAGTGATCGCGCCAACGAAAATTACCGACTTTGCGCCGCTGTATTGCGATGAGTCAGGCCAGCATCCGGTCACCCAGTTCGACAAGAACGACGTGGAATATGCCGGTCTGGTGAAGTTTGACTTCCTGGGTTTGCGAACGCTCACTATCATCGACTGGGCGCTGAAGATGATCAACCCGCGCCGGGCCAAACAGGGTCTGGAGCCGATTGATATTGCCGCGATCCCGCTCGATGACAAGAAAAGCTTTGATATGCTGCAGCGCTCGGAAACCACGGCGGTATTCCAGCTTGAATCGCGCGGCATGAAAGATCTGATCAAACGTCTGCAGCCTGACTGCTTCGAAGATATGATCGCACTGGTGGCGCTGTTCCGTCCGGGGCCGCTTCAGTCCGGCATGGTGGATAACTTTATCGACCGTAAGCACGGGCGTGAAGAGATCTCCTACCCGGATGTGCAGTGGCAGCATGAATGCCTGAAACCCGTACTGGAGCCGACCTACGGTATTATCCTGTACCAGGAACAGGTTATGCAGATCGCTCAGGAGCTCTCCGGCTATACCCTGGGCGGCGCGGACATGCTGCGTCGTGCGATGGGTAAGAAAAAGCCCGAAGAGATGGCCAAGCAGCGTTCTGTGTTCGAAGAGGGCGCAAGAAAGAACGGTATCGACGGCGAACTGGCGATTAAGATCTTCGATCTGGTGGAAAAATTCGCCGGTTATGGCTTTAACAAATCGCACTCCGCTGCCTATGCGCTGGTGTCTTACCAGACGTTGTGGCTGAAAGCGCACTACCCGGCCGAGTTTATGGCAGCGGTAATGACCGCCGATATGGACAACACCGAGAAGGTGGTGGGGCTGGTGGATGAGTGCTGGCGGATGGGACTTAAGATCCTGCCGCCGGACATCAACTCCGGGCTATATCATTTCCACGTCAACGACGACGGGGAGATTGTTTATGGAATTGGCGCAATCAAAGGCGTGGGGGAAGGCCCGATTGAGGCGATTCTCGAAGCGCGGAATAAAGACGGCTATTTCCGCGAGCTGTTTGATTTGTGCGCCCGTACCGACACCAAAAAGCTGAACCGCCGGGTGCTGGAAAAACTCATTATGTCCGGGGCCTTTGACCGCCTCGGGCCGCACCGCGCGGCACTGATGAATGCGTTGGGCGATGCGCTGAAAGCCGCCGATCAACATGCGAAAGCCGAGGCGATCGGCCAGGCTGACATGTTTGGCGTGCTGGCTGAAGAGCCGGAGCAGGTGGAGCAGTCCTACGCCAGCTGTCAGCCGTGGCCGGAACAAGTGGTGCTGGATGGTGAGCGTGAAACCCTGGGTCTGTACCTGACCGGGCACCCCATCACACAGTATCTGAAAGAAATTGAGCGGTATGTCGGCGGCAATCGCCTGAAAGACATGCACCCGACGGAACGTGGGAAAGTTACCACGGCGGCGGGGCTCGTCATTGCGGCGCGGGTAATGGTCACCAAGCGCGGCAATCGTATCGGCATCTGTACGCTGGATGACCGCTCCGGACGTCTGGAGGTGATGTTATTCACCGATGCGCTGGATAAATATCAGCATTTGCTGGAAAAAGACCGCATACTTATCGTCAGCGGACAGGTCAGCTTTGATGACTTCAGCGGTGGGCTTAAAATGACCGCCCGCGAAGTCATGGACATTGACGAAGCCCGGGAAAAATATGCTCGCGGGCTTGCTATCTCGCTGACGGACAGGCAAATTGATGACCAGCTTTTAAACCGACTCCGTCAGTCTCTGGAACCCCATCGTTCGGGGACCATTCCAGTACATCTCTACTATCAGAGGGCGGATGCACGTGCGCGGTTGCGCTTCGGTGCAACGTGGCGTGTCTCTCCGAGCGATCGTTTACTCAACGATCTGCGTGGCCTTATTGGTTCGGAGCAGGTGGAACTAGAGTTTGACTAA
- the rnhB gene encoding ribonuclease HII, with protein sequence MMEFIYPHTHLVAGVDEVGRGPLVGAVVTAAVILDPSRPIVGLNDSKKLSEKRRLALFDEIKDKALSWSLGRAEPHEIDELNILHATMLAMQRAVAGLHIVPEYVLIDGNRCPALPMPAMAVVKGDSRVAEISAASIIAKVTRDAEMAALDLTFPQYGFARHKGYPTAFHLERLAMHGATEHHRRSFAPVKRALGLVS encoded by the coding sequence ATGATGGAATTTATTTATCCGCACACCCACTTAGTGGCGGGTGTGGATGAAGTGGGCCGTGGCCCGCTGGTCGGTGCCGTGGTTACCGCGGCGGTCATTCTCGATCCGTCGCGCCCGATTGTGGGTCTGAATGACTCAAAAAAGTTATCTGAAAAGCGCCGTCTGGCGCTGTTCGATGAAATCAAAGACAAGGCGCTGAGCTGGAGTCTGGGCCGTGCCGAACCGCATGAAATCGACGAGCTGAATATTTTACATGCCACTATGCTGGCCATGCAGCGTGCCGTTGCCGGGCTGCACATCGTCCCGGAATATGTCCTGATTGACGGCAATCGCTGTCCGGCGCTGCCGATGCCTGCAATGGCAGTGGTAAAAGGTGACAGCCGGGTCGCAGAAATCAGCGCGGCGTCTATTATTGCCAAAGTGACGCGCGATGCGGAAATGGCAGCGCTGGATCTGACTTTTCCTCAATATGGCTTTGCCCGGCACAAAGGGTATCCGACAGCCTTCCATCTGGAGCGGCTGGCGATGCACGGTGCAACAGAGCATCACCGGCGTAGCTTTGCGCCCGTAAAACGCGCACTGGGACTGGTGTCCTGA
- the lpxB gene encoding lipid-A-disaccharide synthase gives MSGRPLTIALVAGETSGDILGAGLIKALKARHPDARFVGVAGPRMQAEGCEAWYEMEELAVMGIVEVLGRLRRLLHIRADLTRRLTDLKPDVFVGIDAPDFNITLEGNLKKQGIKTIHYVSPSVWAWRQKRVFKIGRSTNLVLAFLPFEKAFYDRFNVPCRFIGHTMADAMPLDPDKNAARDVLGIAHDVHCLALLPGSRGAEVEMLSADFLKTAQILRSHYPDLEVVVPLVNAKRREQFERIKAEVAPDLPVHLLDGMGREAMVASDAALLASGTAALECMLAKCPMVVGYRMKPFTFWIAKRLVKTDYVSLPNLLAGRELVKELLQEECQPQALADALLPLLANGKTSHAMHETFRELHQQIRCNADEQAADAVLELAQ, from the coding sequence ATGTCTGGTCGTCCTCTTACGATAGCCCTGGTCGCCGGAGAAACCTCCGGCGATATTCTTGGTGCCGGCCTCATCAAGGCGCTAAAAGCACGCCATCCTGACGCGCGTTTTGTTGGCGTCGCGGGGCCGCGTATGCAGGCCGAAGGCTGTGAAGCCTGGTACGAAATGGAAGAACTGGCGGTCATGGGCATTGTGGAAGTGCTTGGTCGCTTACGTCGCTTGCTGCATATTCGTGCCGATCTGACCCGCCGTTTAACCGATCTTAAGCCTGATGTGTTCGTTGGCATCGATGCGCCGGACTTTAACATCACGCTGGAAGGCAATCTTAAAAAGCAGGGGATCAAAACGATCCATTACGTCAGCCCGTCCGTCTGGGCCTGGCGACAAAAACGCGTTTTCAAAATCGGCAGATCCACCAATCTGGTGCTGGCTTTTCTGCCTTTCGAAAAAGCGTTTTATGACCGGTTTAATGTCCCGTGTCGTTTTATCGGCCATACCATGGCGGACGCGATGCCGCTCGATCCCGATAAAAACGCAGCCCGCGATGTGCTGGGTATTGCTCATGATGTGCATTGTCTGGCGCTTTTGCCTGGCAGCCGCGGCGCGGAGGTGGAAATGCTGAGCGCAGATTTCCTGAAAACCGCGCAGATCCTGCGTAGCCACTATCCGGATCTGGAAGTGGTGGTGCCGTTGGTTAACGCGAAACGTCGGGAGCAGTTTGAGCGTATTAAAGCAGAAGTTGCACCGGATCTGCCTGTCCATCTGCTCGACGGTATGGGCCGTGAAGCCATGGTCGCCAGCGATGCCGCATTACTGGCTTCCGGCACCGCCGCGCTGGAGTGCATGCTGGCGAAGTGTCCGATGGTGGTGGGCTATCGCATGAAGCCGTTCACCTTCTGGATCGCCAAACGTCTGGTGAAAACCGATTACGTGTCGCTGCCAAACCTGCTGGCGGGGCGTGAACTGGTAAAAGAATTATTGCAGGAAGAGTGTCAGCCGCAGGCATTAGCCGACGCGCTGCTGCCTCTGCTTGCGAATGGCAAAACCAGCCATGCCATGCATGAGACATTCCGCGAACTGCATCAGCAGATCCGTTGCAATGCCGATGAACAAGCAGCCGATGCGGTGCTGGAGCTAGCGCAATGA
- the lpxA gene encoding acyl-ACP--UDP-N-acetylglucosamine O-acyltransferase codes for MIDKTAFIHPTAIVEDGAIIGANVHIGPFCLVGPHVEIGEGTVLKSHVVINGHTVIGRDNEIYQFATIGEANQDLKYAGEPTRVEVGDRNRIRESVTIHRGTVQGGGLTKVGSDNLLMVNAHVAHDCTVGNRCILANNATLAGHVSVDDFAIIGGMTAVHQFCIIGAHVMVGGCSGVAQDVPPYVIAQGNHATPFGVNIEGLKRRGYSKEALFAIRNAYKLLYRSGKTLEEAKPEIAALAEEHPEVKAFIEFFERSTRGLIR; via the coding sequence GTGATTGATAAAACCGCCTTTATTCATCCTACCGCCATTGTGGAAGACGGTGCCATCATTGGCGCTAACGTTCATATTGGACCGTTTTGTCTTGTTGGACCCCATGTTGAAATTGGTGAGGGTACCGTACTGAAGTCTCACGTTGTGATTAATGGCCACACTGTTATTGGCCGTGACAACGAGATATATCAGTTCGCCACCATCGGTGAAGCAAACCAGGATTTAAAATATGCTGGTGAGCCGACCCGTGTGGAAGTTGGCGATCGTAACCGCATTCGCGAAAGCGTCACCATTCACCGTGGAACCGTTCAGGGTGGTGGATTGACGAAGGTGGGCAGCGACAACTTGCTGATGGTTAACGCGCACGTTGCGCATGACTGTACCGTCGGGAATCGCTGTATCCTTGCTAACAATGCGACGCTTGCAGGCCACGTTTCCGTTGATGATTTTGCGATCATCGGCGGCATGACGGCGGTGCATCAGTTCTGCATTATTGGCGCTCACGTTATGGTTGGCGGTTGCTCCGGTGTGGCGCAGGACGTCCCACCGTATGTGATTGCCCAGGGTAACCACGCCACGCCGTTCGGTGTCAACATCGAAGGGCTGAAGCGCCGTGGCTACAGCAAAGAGGCGCTGTTCGCTATCCGTAATGCTTACAAACTGCTCTATCGCAGTGGGAAGACATTAGAAGAAGCGAAGCCAGAAATTGCTGCACTGGCGGAAGAGCATCCGGAAGTGAAGGCGTTCATTGAGTTCTTTGAACGTTCAACCCGTGGTCTGATCCGTTAA